The segment GTTTTTCCGGCCGTTTCTTGCCTACGAAGGATTTTCCGGGGAAAGATCAGCCAAAGTATCTGAACAGTCCTGAGACAGAGATATTTACAAAACGGGAAGTCCTGTTCAACTTTGACAAAGCACGAAATACGATCCGTAAAGAAAATACGGTTTTCTTATTCGAAGGCTTTATGGATGTGCTGGCCGTCTGGCGGGCAGGGATCCAAAATGGGATCGCCAGCATGGGAACCAGTTTGACAAATCAGCAGATCGCGGCTATCGAACGTGCCGCCAAAGAATTGGTGATATGTTATGATGGCGACTCAGCAGGGGTCGAGGCGACCAATCGTGCGGTGGAGTTGTTGCACACTCACAGCCGTCTGCGCTTGACAGTTGTCAGCCTGCCAGAAGGACTGGACCCGGATGAATATGTACAAAAATATGGAGCAGAGGCGTTTCAAGAATTAGCGTATCATGGACGTGATACCGTTTTTTCATTTAAGATGATGTATCATCGTCTGCACCACAATCTGCAAAATGAAAAAGAACAGATCGACTATGTTCAAGAATTGTTGACAGAGTTGGCGAAAGTCGATTCGCTGATCGAACAAGATCGTTACCTTACTCAATTATCCACAGAGTTTCAAATAAGTCGTGAAACATTGCAGCAGCAGCTGCGACAAATCAAGCAGCTGCAACGCATACAAAGTGATGAAAACAAGCAACAGAGACGAAATGATACAGGTGAGATCCGTGGAACAAAATCACCGCCTCTGACTGGTGTTAAAGCACAGCGGCTGACCCAATTGGAAAAAGCCGAACAGCTCTTGTTGAATCGCTTGTTCAGTGATTCCTTCCTCAACCATAAGTTGAAACAAGAAGGATTGCAATTTGTTCATGAAAGGTATCAGGAGATCTATTTTCTCTATGATACGTATATTGAAAGCAACGGGAATTTTTTATTAGCAGAGTTTCTGGACTTTTTAAAAGATCAGGAAATCAAAAATAAAGTGATTGAAATTGCCTATCTCAATGTTCCGGAAGAAAGTTCAGAACATGAGATCCAACAATTACTGCGAATTTTCAAAAAGGCCGCTATCGCTGAAGAAATCAATAAAAAAAGAATCCAGCAGCAAGAAGCCAGCCAAAAAGGAAATCAGCAAGTAGAATTGGAATTGGCTATTGAAATAATAAACTTAACAAAAAAGATGAAGCAAGCCGAATTACATTGAAGGGAGCCTTCTTTTTATGGCAAAACAAACAAATACTGATTACGATAAAGCGGTGGCAGAATTTATTCGTGTGAATAAAACCAAAGGGCAAGTCGTTTACGATGAACTATCCAACACATTGGCGACTCCTTACTCCTTAGATGCTGACGCAATGGACAAACTGATCCAAAAAATTGAAGATGCAGGAATCAGCGTCGTTGATGAAAACGGCGAGCCATCGATCCACAGCTTGAAAAGCAACGAGAAAAAAGCGGAAGAAGCAAAACAAGAAGACCTTTCTGCACCAACAGGCGTAAAAATCAATGACCCAGTTCGGATGTATCTAAAAGAGATCGGTCGCGTACCATTGTTGACGGCGCAAGAAGAAGTCGCTCTTGCTTTAAAAATCGAAGAAGGCGATCAAGAAGCCAAACAACGTCTTGCAGAAGCCAACTTGCGTTTGGTAGTAAGTATCGCAAAACGTTACGTAGGACGCGGAATGCAATTTCTTGATTTGATCCAAGAAGGAAATATGGGCTTGATGAAAGCTGTTGAAAAATTTGATTATCGTAAAGGATTCAAATTCTCAACTTATGCTACATGGTGGATCCGTCAAGCCATCACTCGTGCGATCGCTGACCAAGCGCGTACGATCCGGATCCCTGTTCACATGGTAGAAACCATCAATAAATTGATCCGTATCCAACGTCAATTATTGCAAGATTTAGGTCGGGAACCTACGCCGGAAGAAATCGGCGCAGAAATGGATCTGCCGACAGAAAAAGTTCGTGAAATCTTGAAGATCGCTCAAGAACCCGTATCTTTGGAAACACCGATCGGCGAAGAAGACGATTCTCATTTAGGTGATTTCATTGAAGACCAAGAAGCTACCAGCCCAGCAGAACATGCGGCATATGAACTGTTGAAGGAGCAACTAGAAGATGTTCTTGATACATTGACTGACCGAGAAGAAAACGTGCTGCGTCTGCGCTTTGGCTTAGATGATGGCCGGACACGGACATTGGAAGAAGTCGGAAAAGTATTCGGTGTGACACGGGAACGTATCCGTCAGATCGAAGCAAAAGCGTTGCGGAAACTACGCCATCCGTCTCGCTCAAAACAACTGAAGGATTTCTTGGAATAGGATTCTTTTGAAGTGGGAGAAAAAACTTTTAGAAGTCTTTTGAGGCTTTTAAAAGTTTTTTTGTTACAAAAGAAATCTACATAAAATAAATTTAAAGAAAACCTAATGTTCTCACTATTGGCGAATAATTCATAGTATGATAGATTTAGTGCTATGAAAGTAAAGGAGCAAGAGAATAGTGATCAACAAATGTCCACAATGTGGTTTTGAACCTGTGGCAGAAAAAATGATTTGCCCCAATTGCGGTTTCGAAATCAAGGAAAATATCGCACAAAAAATTGAAGAACAAAATGAACAAAAAGATACCCATAAAAATGATAATATTACTTGGTCAGACTTTAAAGACGTATCTATCGGTTCGGTAATGGAAACGTTTAATGAACAACATAGTCTTAAAGATGACGAAGAACCTAAAAAAGAATCGGCAGAACCGGAAGAACTCAGCGAAAATCCGATTTTATCTGCCTATATCCGACAACATAAAGGGGAAGAAGGCGAATCGGTAGAAGAACTGATCGCTAAAGGAACCCAGGTTCAACCGGAAGCAGACTCTGCAACGGATGAACAAGAGGATGAAAAAGCAGAACAAACTGTATCTGAAGAGACAGAACAACCAACAGATCCAGAAGATATGGATGACATGACAGATGTTACAGCTGAGACGATCGAAGCGGAGAGTTTATCTGCGGAGGGTACTGATTTGGTTTCAGAAACCGAAGAGCCTGCTGAACAAATCGTTCCTTCAGAGATTGAAGAAACAGAAAATGAGACAACACAGTCAACAGAACCTCTTGAAACTGAAGAACCTATTCAGGAGACTCCAGTTGAAGAACCAAAGGAACAGACTACTGATCCTGCGCCAGTACAAGAAGCGCCAGAACAACACAAAAAACCTCGTCGTTCCCGTACACCTTACGTAGCGGCTGCGGCAGTTATGGTTTTAGGTGTCGGCGGCTGGCTGTTTTATGATCATCAGGAAAAAGTCGCAGCGGCAAAAGCGGAAGCGCAGCGTGTGTCTTCTGCTCTTGAAACGATCCAAGGGCAATTGGATCAATTCTATACTGATAAAGACAATCAGTTTATAAAAGAAAATAAATCAATGGCGGAATTGGAAACTATCAATGC is part of the Enterococcus mediterraneensis genome and harbors:
- the dnaG gene encoding DNA primase, which gives rise to MAKRIPQSVIEEIRTKTNIVEVVGQYVQLKKSGKNYSGLCPFHEEKTPSFSVAEDKQIFHCFGCGRGGNVFGFIQEIEGVSFPEAVVKIAELENIPVDEQYREVEVVENSQARQLIGLHEKAADVFHHMLIHTAAGQQALDYLLERGLTQELIETFQIGFAPNERQFLGQIFKNENVPETLYPLSGLFVEREDGTFSDRFYQRIMFPIRNPQGKTIGFSGRFLPTKDFPGKDQPKYLNSPETEIFTKREVLFNFDKARNTIRKENTVFLFEGFMDVLAVWRAGIQNGIASMGTSLTNQQIAAIERAAKELVICYDGDSAGVEATNRAVELLHTHSRLRLTVVSLPEGLDPDEYVQKYGAEAFQELAYHGRDTVFSFKMMYHRLHHNLQNEKEQIDYVQELLTELAKVDSLIEQDRYLTQLSTEFQISRETLQQQLRQIKQLQRIQSDENKQQRRNDTGEIRGTKSPPLTGVKAQRLTQLEKAEQLLLNRLFSDSFLNHKLKQEGLQFVHERYQEIYFLYDTYIESNGNFLLAEFLDFLKDQEIKNKVIEIAYLNVPEESSEHEIQQLLRIFKKAAIAEEINKKRIQQQEASQKGNQQVELELAIEIINLTKKMKQAELH
- the rpoD gene encoding RNA polymerase sigma factor RpoD; its protein translation is MAKQTNTDYDKAVAEFIRVNKTKGQVVYDELSNTLATPYSLDADAMDKLIQKIEDAGISVVDENGEPSIHSLKSNEKKAEEAKQEDLSAPTGVKINDPVRMYLKEIGRVPLLTAQEEVALALKIEEGDQEAKQRLAEANLRLVVSIAKRYVGRGMQFLDLIQEGNMGLMKAVEKFDYRKGFKFSTYATWWIRQAITRAIADQARTIRIPVHMVETINKLIRIQRQLLQDLGREPTPEEIGAEMDLPTEKVREILKIAQEPVSLETPIGEEDDSHLGDFIEDQEATSPAEHAAYELLKEQLEDVLDTLTDREENVLRLRFGLDDGRTRTLEEVGKVFGVTRERIRQIEAKALRKLRHPSRSKQLKDFLE
- a CDS encoding cell division site-positioning protein MapZ family protein — encoded protein: MINKCPQCGFEPVAEKMICPNCGFEIKENIAQKIEEQNEQKDTHKNDNITWSDFKDVSIGSVMETFNEQHSLKDDEEPKKESAEPEELSENPILSAYIRQHKGEEGESVEELIAKGTQVQPEADSATDEQEDEKAEQTVSEETEQPTDPEDMDDMTDVTAETIEAESLSAEGTDLVSETEEPAEQIVPSEIEETENETTQSTEPLETEEPIQETPVEEPKEQTTDPAPVQEAPEQHKKPRRSRTPYVAAAAVMVLGVGGWLFYDHQEKVAAAKAEAQRVSSALETIQGQLDQFYTDKDNQFIKENKSMAELETINADLAPYKKEKDYAALHKTYEDIKGKMHIVDEVNQLFDRPIIVGDQLDKKAVNLSSEAVKLEKPEGQTPFDTLVAQAIDQASNQANANQQADEAVAKVYQKDQVAKDATRKNYEAAKEKVAKLPDSSKKEALTAALKQVDSSLTKKETAEKQAAAKKAAEAKAAEAKKQAAAAQAKEAEKQAALPSEASPNMQTNSNNQPILGTVPSDVADADNPAWQWAPGVKEKVLATCIARGYIVEGGYTLEKVRIENGEGYYNLFATNTRSKLMKGISDDALPFYLVTINCKTGYFRGNGSDHTVR